The proteins below come from a single Torulaspora delbrueckii CBS 1146 chromosome 5, complete genome genomic window:
- the PUF3 gene encoding mRNA-binding protein PUF3 (similar to Saccharomyces cerevisiae PUF3 (YLL013C); ancestral locus Anc_5.196): MAPWSQYEVAGGRDGAGSPVGHIDAELASIVSSLSALSNPGANAAPAGAASQLGGFRRSSFGTDGGSDLLLYDGETSPVVQRRTALSVGTAPAYGTAGPRLPQHYSASIGGPLMSSSPTRGGGFFEKFGKTLIEGTRELESQSGNGNSQSSVEAQEAHSKNIWNADAPVFKPSDPYQFEQPGFYVPYAAPKRKQPKKPHTNPYLEGKKKKSVARVSSPPPKGSKQGVRSPLLEEFRSNNGRVYSLNDILGYVLEFCKDQHGSRFIQHELSVVSLAEREVIFNEVRDHAIELSDDVFGNYVIQKFFEFGSTTQKAVLVSQFRGKMKKLSMQMYACRVIQKVLEYIDLPQRIALVNELSSCVLQMIKDQNGNHVIQKAIERIPMTELPFILDSLDGQIYHLSTHSYGCRVIQRLLEFGSEQDQSRILAELKDFIPYSIQDQYGNYVIQHILQQKDSESYPEMRETKQVIVKTVSQNVVEFSKHKFASNVVEKAILYGSPNQKAMIVSQILPRNESHARDLEDSAPMILMMRDQFANYVVQKLVGVSEGQDKRLIVIAIRAYLDKLNKSDSMGNRHLASVEKLASLVESVKL, encoded by the coding sequence ATGGCTCCATGGTCACAGTATGAAGTGGCAGGAGGGCGAGATGGGGCTGGGAGCCCTGTGGGTCATATTGATGCCGAATTGGCCTCTATTGTTTCGTCGTTAAGTGCCTTGTCCAACCCTGGTGCGAATGCAGCGCCTGCCGGTGCTGCTTCGCAGTTGGGTGGGTTCAGAAGGTCTAGTTTTGGTACTGATGGTGGTTCTGACTTGTTGCTATATGATGGAGAAACTTCTCCGGTGGTTCAGCGACGGACTGCTTTATCGGTTGGGACTGCACCGGCTTATGGAACGGCTGGACCGAGATTGCCTCAGCACTATTCTGCGAGTATTGGTGGTCCCTTGATGTCTAGTTCGCCTACTCGTGGTGGTGggttctttgaaaagtttggaaAGACTTTGATTGAGGGTACTAGAGAGTTGGAGAGTCAAAGTGGGAACGGGAATTCTCAGAGTTCTGTGGAGGCACAGGAAGCACATAGTAAGAACATTTGGAATGCAGATGCACCTGTTTTCAAGCCCAGTGATCCATATCAGTTTGAACAACCTGGGTTTTATGTACCCTATGCAGCTCCCAAGCGTAAGCAACCTAAGAAACCACATACTAATCCGTATTTGgaaggcaagaagaaaaaatctgTTGCGAGAGTCTCTTCCCCACCGCCAAAGGGGTCCAAGCAGGGTGTTAGATCACCTTTACTAGAAGAATTTCGCTCGAATAACGGCAGAGTTtactctttgaatgatattCTAGGGTATGTGCTcgaattttgcaaagatcaGCACGGCTCTAGGTTTATTCAACACGAATTGTCCGTCGTGTCATTAGCTGAGAGAGAAGTAATTTTTAATGAAGTGCGAGACCATGCTATTGAGCTTAGTGATGATGTTTTTGGTAATTACGTGATTcaaaagttctttgaattcgGATCGACGACCCAAAAGGCAGTGTTAGTGTCGCAATTTCGTGGtaagatgaagaaattatcGATGCAGATGTACGCATGTCGTGTGATTCAGAAAGTTCTCGAGTATATTGATTTACCTCAGAGGATTGCCCTGGTAAACGAACTCTCATCATGCGTATTGCAGATGatcaaagatcaaaacGGGAACCATGTGATCCAGAAGGCCATCGAACGTATCCCAATGACAGAATTGCCCTTTATTCTCGACTCCCTTGACGGCCAAATTTATCACTTGTCTACTCATTCTTACGGTTGTCGTGTCATCCAGCGGTTGCTTGAATTTGGGTCTGAACAGGATCAATCACGTATACTCGctgagttgaaagatttcaTCCCATACTCGATCCAGGATCAGTATGGTAACTACGTGATCCAACACATCTTACAACAAAAGGACTCCGAGTCGTACCCAGAGATGCGTGAAACGAAGCAAGTAATCGTTAAGACCGTCTCACAAAATGTTGTCGAATTCTCAAAGCATAAGTTCGCTTCGAATGTCGTTGAGAAAGCTATATTGTATGGTTCCCCCAATCAAAAGGCCATGATAGTCTCCCAGATACTACCTCGTAATGAATCCCATGCTAGAGACCTCGAAGACTCAGCACCAATGATTCTCATGATGCGCGATCAATTTGCAAACTACGTGGTGCAGAAATTGGTTGGTGTGTCTGAGGGACAGGATAAAAGGCTAATCGTCATTGCAATCAGGGCTTACCTGGATAAACTGAACAAATCGGACTCCATGGGTAATAGGCACCTTGCGAGCGTCGAGAAATTGGCTTCTTTGGTCGAATCTGTTAAACTATAG
- the EMC6 gene encoding Emc6p (similar to Saccharomyces cerevisiae YLL014W; ancestral locus Anc_5.195), with the protein MDAYVDIKNDANVVANKKRLLRLQDSTSLTMGLAAGILQLESLKGFYMFVASFMSIGLLYVVWICQLKPSKYYQSPIQEIFMDSFFRELMGFVMAWTFSYALVG; encoded by the coding sequence ATGGATGCCTACGTAGATATCAAGAATGATGCCAATGTGGTTGCCAATAAGAAGAGATTACTGAGGTTACAGGATAGCACCTCACTTACTATGGGGCTTGCAGCCGGTATATTGCAGTtggaatctttgaaagggTTTTACATGTTTGTTGCTAGTTTTATGAGCATCGGCTTATTATACGTGGTATGGATTTGTCAATTAAAACCCAGCAAATATTACCAAAGTCCCATTCAGGAGATATTCATGGATTCATTTTTCAGAGAATTAATGGGGTTTGTAATGGCATGGACCTTTTCTTATGCCCTTGTAGGTTAA
- the HGH1 gene encoding Hgh1p (similar to Saccharomyces cerevisiae HGH1 (YGR187C); ancestral locus Anc_5.194), with the protein MPSQLEELVSFLHSPQPAVRQIALDNLVGFSTGPTAAIFKYDNCKAIDDLKGLSKEKSKTLVQQSVTILANLCDDDQLRRLIASDEHYLEWLSWKICHLENTSADIMSVLLSNLAKEDAINKVFDFKRGKNDELPPLDKTVFKSDRVIDCLMDCFVKGYDRQLNKYANFDFLSYFFADISRFRRGRQYFIEQQDYDGVVPLSKLLVFTEKYDSKIRREGVASTIKNSLFDSETHDRILNDQQINLLPYILLPIASAKDSEIDEEDMFNLPDELQLLPEDKIRDPVPAIVCNHLESLLLLCTTNSGREFLRSKSVYPLIRELHKNVEDEDMADLCYRIVNVLMRGEPENGQVEELPSRAADEEEESDEEGIVEVS; encoded by the coding sequence ATGCCCAGTCAACTCGAGGAATTAGTATCTTTTTTACACTCTCCCCAGCCTGCCGTTAGACAGATTGCTCTTGATAACCTTGTTGGGTTTAGTACTGGTCCAACAGCGGCCATTTTCAAATATGACAACTGCAAGGCCATCGATGACTTGAAAGGCTTGtccaaagaaaaatcaaagacCTTAGTCCAACAGTCTGTGACCattttggcaaatttgtgtgatgatgatcaaCTGAGGAGATTAATTGCTAGTGATGAGCATTATTTAGAGTGGTTAAGctggaaaatttgtcaCCTCGAGAATACCAGTGCTGATATCATGAGTGTGCTGTTGAGTAATTTGGCTAAGGAGGATGCTATCAACAAGGTTtttgatttcaagagaggaaaaaatgatgaactACCGCCGTTGGATAAAACTGTCTTTAAAAGTGATAGAGTCATCGATTGTTTGATGGACTGTTTTGTCAAAGGTTATGACAGACAATTGAATAAATACGCAAACTTTGACTTCCTGTCTTATTTTTTTGCTGATATCTCCAGATTTAGACGTGGTAGACAATATTTTATCGAACAACAAGATTACGATGGTGTGGTGCCTTTGTCAAAACTATTGGTTTTCACTGAAAAATATGATTCAAAAATTAGGAGAGAGGGTGTTGCATCGACGATTAAGAACTCTTTGTTTGACTCAGAGACTCATGAcagaattttgaatgatCAGCAGATTAATTTACTGCCCTATATCCTCCTGCCAATCGCCAGCGCGAAGGATTCCGAAATTGACGAGGAAGATATGTTCAATTTGCCTGATGAATTGCAACTCTTGCCCGAAGATAAAATCAGAGATCCAGTTCCTGCCATTGTTTGCAACCATTTGGAGAGTCTCTTGCTATTGTGTACCACCAATAGTGGTAGAGAATTCTTAAGAAGCAAATCGGTTTACCCGTTGATCAGAGAATTGCATAAAaacgttgaagatgaagatatgGCAGACCTGTGTTACAGAATCGTCAACGTCCTGATGAGAGGTGAACCTGAAAATGGTCAAGTAGAAGAACTACCATCCAGAGCtgcagatgaagaggaggaaTCTGACGAAGAAGGTATAGTAGAAGTTTCATAA
- the TFG1 gene encoding transcription factor IIF subunit TFG1 (similar to Saccharomyces cerevisiae TFG1 (YGR186W); ancestral locus Anc_5.193), translated as MASGRSANNEAVSPFIKPDRNRRNFLRAMRSRGSTPRPTIKKEDPDAMEAKEKMMLEGGVEGSAKVRVKNEGEEEYNEFPLRAVAKEDLDYMRTHLLKFQSKKKINPSEDFHLPIRLHRKDTRNLQFQLTRAEIVQRQKEIADFKNKQDHDKDVGVKRETESETPNAATPIETKENTPASAMSPTPASGTSVPPRASTNGDSEVKSEVKKEEVPAVTKLEDAGPAADPTKVGLVKYDGKEDLAEFGEGTTDPLADVAPDGGGRAKRGNMRRKTRQLKVLDENAKKLRFEEFYPWVMEDYDGYNTWVGSYEAGNSDSYVLLSVEDDGSFTMIPADKVYKFTARNKYATLTIDEAEKRMDKKSGEVPRWLMKHLDDIGTTTTRYDRTRRKLKAVSDQRTADEERSDNSEVELDYDEEFADDEEAPIIDGNEQENKESEDRIKKEMMQANAMGLRDNQPPSGDEEDLFNEKKIDEEGERIKKALQKTELAALYSSDDEMNPYLSESDVENNQSDQVKKENAEESLSRKSSPKKDSNGTNNVNREPQIRVKSIKDSIIILKADKKLLKGFPEGEWSPKVAKRKREENETDDTSNKKVKVEEGSVPLITEQGIRDAIGNGVVNVKEFGKSIRKMYPGLENKQLMVAIVKKLCRAVDKQHMELKK; from the coding sequence ATGGCTTCGGGAAGGAGTGCGAACAATGAGGCAGTTTCGCCTTTCATCAAGCCTGACAGGAACCGGAGAAACTTTCTTAGAGCGATGAGGAGCAGGGGATCGACGCCAAGACCTACGATCAAGAAGGAGGATCCGGATGCCATGGAAGCTAAGGAGAAAATGATGTTGGAAGGTGGTGTTGAGGGGAGTGCAAAAGTGCGCGTCAAGAATGAAGGTGAGGAAGAGTACAATGAGTTTCCGTTGAGAGCGGTGGCGAAAGAAGACCTGGACTACATGAGAACGcatttgttgaagttcCAGAGTAAGAAAAAGATTAACCCTAGTGAGGATTTTCACTTGCCTATTAGACTGCACAGAAAGGATACGCGGAACCTGCAATTTCAGTTGACGAGAGCAGAAATTGTGCAAAGACAGAAGGAAATTGCAGATTTTAAGAACAAGCAGGACCATGATAAGGATGTAGGGGTCAAGAGGGAGACCGAAAGTGAAACGCCCAATGCAGCAACCCCTATAGAGACAAAGGAAAATACACCTGCTTCTGCGATGTCTCCTACTCCCGCATCTGGAACTTCTGTGCCTCCGAGAGCCTCCACTAACGGAGATTCCGAAGTGAAGAGCGAGGtcaagaaggaggaagtaCCAGCTGTGACGAAGCTGGAAGACGCGGGTCCAGCTGCTGATCCAACAAAGGTTGGGTTGGTGAAGTACGATGGGAAGGAGGATTTAGCGGAATTTGGTGAGGGAACGACCGATCCCCTTGCTGATGTGGCTCCTGACGGTGGTGGACGTGCCAAGAGAGGTAatatgagaagaaagactcGTCAGTTAAAAGTCCTTGACGAAAACGCCAAAAAACTAAGATTTGAGGAATTTTATCCTTGGGTCATGGAAGATTACGATGGTTACAACACCTGGGTTGGTTCGTACGAGGCAGGAAACTCTGATTCATACGTGTTACTAAGTGTGGAGGATGACGGGAGCTTTACTATGATTCCAGCAGACAAGGTTTATAAATTTACTGCAAGAAACAAATATGCGACCCTAACgattgatgaagctgaaaagagAATGGACAAGAAGAGTGGAGAGGTACCCCGTTGGTTGATGAAGCACTTGGACGATATAGGAACAACTACGACTAGATACGATCGGACGCGCAGAAAACTTAAGGCAGTCTCTGATCAAAGAACAGCTGATGAGGAACGTAGTGACAATTCTGAAGTAGAGTTGGATTATGATGAGGAATTTGccgatgatgaggaagctCCTATCATCGATGGtaatgaacaagaaaaTAAAGAATCCGAGGACAGgataaagaaagagatgatgCAAGCAAATGCCATGGGTTTGCGTGATAATCAACCTCCGTCCggcgatgaagaagatttatTTAACGAgaaaaagattgatgaagaaggtgaaagaatcaagaaagctcttcaaaagaCTGAACTTGCAGCTTTATATTCATCTGACGATGAGATGAACCCTTATTTATCGGAATCGGATGTTGAGAATAACCAGTCTGATCAAGtgaagaaggaaaatgCAGAGGAAAGCCTGTCGAGAAAATCTTCACCTAAGAAGGATTCGAATGGTACAAATAATGTCAATAGGGAACCGCAGATCAGGGTCAAGAGTATAAAGGACAGCATAATCATTTTGAAAGCCGACAAGAAACTATTGAAAGGGTTCCCAGAGGGTGAATGGAGTCCTAAGGTGGCCAAACGtaagagagaagaaaatgagacAGATGACACTTCAAATAAGAAAGTTAAAGTCGAAGAAGGTTCTGTGCCATTGATAACGGAACAAGGGATACGAGATGCTATTGGGAACGGTGTTGTTAATGTCAAAGAATTCGGTAAATCCATCAGGAAAATGTACCCCGGACTCGAGAACAAACAACTGATGGTTGCCATAGTTAAAAAGCTGTGCAGAGCAGTCGACAAGCAGCATATGGAGCTGAAGAAATGA
- the TYS1 gene encoding tyrosine--tRNA ligase TYS1 (similar to Saccharomyces cerevisiae TYS1 (YGR185C); ancestral locus Anc_5.192), translating into MSGSTINAQESFDLITKNLQEVLNPQIIKNVLEVEKRPVKLYWGTAPTGRPHCGYFVPMTKLADFLKAGCEVTVLLADLHAFLDNMKAPLEVVNYRAKYYELTIKAILRSINVPIEKLKFVVGSSYQLSAEYTMDIFRMANMVSQNDCKRAGADVVKQVANPLLSGLIYPLMQALDEHYLDCDVQFGGVDQRKIFVLAEENLQSLGYKKRAHLMNPMVPGLGQGGKMSASDPNSKIDLLEEPKQVKKKINSAFCSPGVVEDNGLLAFVQHVIQRIQELKFGEGHFEFFINRPDKFGGPITYNSFEQLRSDFKEEKLSPPDLKTGVADAIVELLEPIRQEYANSPEFQEAQEKGYPVAKPEKSKKAKKPKNKGTRYPGSQPDGSAPAGDDKSAIQEVAEKVKEAVLE; encoded by the coding sequence ATGTCAGGTTCCACAATTAACGCACAGGAGAGCTTCGATCTGattacaaagaacttgCAAGAAGTACTCAATCCACAAATTATCAAAAATGTGTTGGAAGTGGAAAAGAGACCTGTGAAGTTGTACTGGGGTACTGCCCCAACTGGTAGACCGCACTGTGGTTATTTTGTTCCTATGACGAAGTTGgctgatttcttgaaggctGGCTGTGAAGTCACAGTGCTGTTAGCAGATTTGCATGCTTTCTTAGACAACATGAAGGCTCCTTTGGAAGTTGTTAATTACAGGGCTAAGTACTACGAACTCACGATTAAGGCTATTTTGAGAAGTATTAATGTTCCTATTGAGAAATTAAAGTTTGTCGTTGGATCTTCCTACCAGTTGTCCGCTGAGTACACAATGGATATCTTCAGAATGGCTAACATGGTTTCGCAAAACGATTGTAAAAGAGCAGGTGCTGATGTGGTCAAACAGGTTGCTAACCCACTGCTGAGTGGGTTGATTTACCCGCTGATGCAGGCATTGGATGAACATTACCTGGACTGTGATGTGCAATTTGGTGGTGTcgatcaaagaaagatcttcGTGCTCGCTGAAGAAAACTTGCAATCTCTAGGttacaagaagagagcGCATTTAATGAACCCTATGGTTCCAGGTTTAGGTCAAGGTGGTAAGATGTCCGCCTCCGATCCAAACTCCAAGATTGATCTGCTGGAAGAACCAAAGCAagtaaagaagaaaatcaacAGTGCATTCTGTAGTCCGGGTGTGGTCGAGGATAACGGTCTCTTGGCTTTCGTCCAACATgtcattcaaagaatccagGAGCTAAAGTTCGGTGAAGGTCATTTcgaattcttcatcaacagacCAGACAAGTTCGGTGGTCCAATCACTTATAATTCTTTCGAACAACTAAGATCTGACTTCAAGGAGGAGAAGCTTTCCCCACcagatttgaagactggTGTCGCCGATGCAATCGTCGAGTTATTGGAACCAATTAGACAAGAGTACGCAAATAGCCCAGAGTTCCAAGAGGCCCAGGAGAAAGGTTACCCAGTGGCCAAGCCAGAGAAAAGTAAGAAGGCTAAGAAGCCTAAGAACAAGGGAACAAGATACCCAGGATCTCAACCGGACGGCAGTGCTCCAGCAGGTGACGACAAGAGCGCCATTCAAGAGGTTGCTGAAAAGGTCAAGGAAGCTGTTCTTGAGTGA